One region of Oncorhynchus nerka isolate Pitt River linkage group LG22, Oner_Uvic_2.0, whole genome shotgun sequence genomic DNA includes:
- the LOC115106046 gene encoding cyclin-G2-like — translation MEAVKLMRELKTNFEQEMNYLPKETGLHLIESTRENASQGISAKCRDVKVEDLWSLTSFFGYSTQTFVLAVNLLDRFLAMMKVQPKHLACISISCLHIAAKAVEEDCNLSSTNELIRISQCKFTVSDLTRMEKIISEKLNFQLEAITALTFLHLYHRITRSHTSDRKEALNLDTLEAHLKACLCRITFSKAKPSILALSLLTQEIEAMQSVDMLEIAHSVQRHLKITDTELLHWRGLVAKCLSDYSSPECSRPNNKKLVWIVSRRTAQNLHTSYCNVPELPTIPEDCWDQSEDSCEDMSSGEESLSSSLGSDAEGPYFPLYFRCQSNHRNKYHHPNPL, via the exons ATGGAAGCCGTTAAACTTATGAGGGAGCTGAAAACCAATTTTGAACAGGAGATGAATTATCTTCCGAAAGAAACGGGACTCCACTTGATCGAATCAACCAGAGAG AATGCCAGCCAAGGAATCTCAGCTAAATGTAGGGACGTCAAAGTGGAAGACCTCTGGAGCCTAACCAGTTTCTTTGGGTACAGCACACAGACCTTCGTTCTGGCAGTCAACCTGCTAGATAGATTTTTGGCCATGATGAAG GTCCAACCCAAACATCTAGCCTGCATTAGCATCAGCTGCCTCCATATCGCAGCCAAAGCAGTCGAAGAGGATTGTAACTTGTCTTCCACCAATGAACTTATTCGTATCAGCCAGTGCAAGTTTACGGTCTCGGACCTCACTCGCATGGAGAAGATCATTTCCGAGAAACTCAACTTCCAACTCGAAGCCATCACAGCCTTAACCTTTTTGCACCTATACCATAGAATCACACGCTCACACACCTCAGACAG GAAGGAGGCCCTGAACCTCGACACACTAGAGGCCCACCTCAAAGCCTGTCTCTGCCGCATCACGTTCTCCAAAGCTAAA CCGTCCATCTTGGCCCTGTCCCTCCTCACTCAAGAGATTGAAGCCATGCAGTCTGTTGACATGCTAGAAATAGCACATAGTGTTCAGAGACATCTCAAG ATCACCGACACGGAGCTGCTACACTGGAGGGGGCTCGTGGCCAAGTGTCTGTCTGACTACTCTTCCCCTGAATGTAGCAGACCCAACAATAAGAAGCTCGTCTGGATCGTGTCGAGAAGGACAGCTCAGAACCTACACACCAGCTACTGCAACGTCCCTGAACTGCCGACCATTCCCGAGGACTGCTGGGACCAAAG CGAGGACTCGTGTGAAGACATGAGTTCTGGGGAGGAGAGCCTGAGCAGTTCCCTGGGTTCTGATGCAGAGGGACCTTACTTTCCTCTTTACTTCCGCTGCCAGAGCAACCACCGAAACAAATACCACCATCCCAACCCCCTGTGA
- the LOC115106043 gene encoding ankyrin repeat domain-containing protein SOWAHB-like, with amino-acid sequence MATDFTQDSVLHFLQFKGGRVKNSDLLAHFKTFLRDHENQTHNRQLFKTFVNSVAVVKPEEGVSYVVLRKKCLGQVAGDIAAAYHSPKPRARQQPAPQARPRERDQSSRAPVNRNQQRGQKGLIETHFNELHVPPGDTNQLTDKLLVSAGIVNNNNIVETTINYEKLIQCSSPHVPDDASPPIYNRDAPFLPSYNAAISKWSEDGSGQSFEAEWELNHKGIYISGSELGQQSKEPKRKRSYPPPQFLYTEVKPPASHPTLVQQNAVQPQRKTSEADHRRTATAWPLLTTLEHASSSPCLSDGYSPPAAPRALLTPDPQVTRSNCNLDGSYHLRHRIPQQPRPKQDGLPAAPLHATPACQLTQSNGSLPVPQKDGVPAPVPDIQYPEEGGAAVTQSRAQTLPFPRSLLLDSAYQDHTAGCTDGFGYPEHHHQASSDFSSSHSSLSLAQSLDSRDEWPQRSPREEWASNETLSYQDLNYPGEQQRVKVHDMLCRAQEAKLLSQMHRAERRAPWPHHHSTGYLDDEANRASSWHHSTGHLHDDNGSKSIESTFLPGSDPEHHLRPPVRRISSRFRSRMCRSLGADLDQLFPEDSVSARHNRLHLLSSNLSISHSFSTPTSRTPSYRNLRREMHSGSSSNKSLNGASNSGGHDSSYFHCHDLVPLETKEHDWLVKGATGTWTDIYTLFRDEPSLLTKRDFITGYTILHWIAKHGDHRVLNTLWYGVNKAGLKLDVDVKTTCGYTPLHLAAIHGNNKMIRLLVYKFRSNVSLRDTSGKKAWQYVGRTGPKDLLQMLGAPQCWTSTGGSSTPSGERPRRPVATSATVKKSMSITGFLKHKTLVKFPGWEGSQSPESFV; translated from the coding sequence ATGGCTACCGATTTTACTCAGGATTCGGTGTTGCACTTTCTCCAATTCAAGGGTGGGAGAGTGAAGAACTCGGACCTGTTGGCTCACTTCAAAACGTTCTTACGCGACCACGAGAACCAGACGCACAACCGGCAACTGTTTAAAACGTTTGTGAACTCTGTGGCTGTGGTGAAACCAGAGGAGGGAGTATCATACGTTGTGCTAAGGAAGAAATGTCTGGGGCAGGTTGCTGGAGATATCGCCGCCGCATACCACTCACCAAAGCCTCGCGCTAGACAACAACCGGCGCCACAGgcgagaccgagggagagagaccagtcatCGAGAGCTCCGGTAAACCGAAACCAGCAGAGAGGTCAGAAGGGACTGATTGAGACGCACTTTAATGAATTACACGTTCCACCAGGCGACACCAACCAACTCACCGACAAGTTATTAGTCTCGGCTGGaattgtcaacaacaacaacattgtgGAAACAACTATCAATTACGAAAAGCTTATCCAATGCTCCTCGCCACATGTGCCAGACGATGCCTCACCTCCTATATACAACAGAGATGCACCATTCCTCCCATCGTACAATGCGGCAATATCAAAGTGGTCAGAAGATGGGAGTGGTCAGAGCTTTGAAGCAGAATGGGAACTGAATCACAAAGGTATTTACATCAGCGGTTCCGAACTTGGTCAGCAGTCAAAAGAACCAAAGAGGAAGAGGTCCTATCCGCCCCCTCAGTTCCTATACACAGAGGTGAAACCTCCAGCGTCTCACCCAACACTGGTGCAACAGAATGCAGTGCAGCCACAGAGGAAGACTTCTGAAGCTGACCACAGAAGGACAGCTACAGCATGGCCACTGCTCACCACTCTAGAACATGCCAGCTCCTCTCCTTGTTTATCTGATGGTTACAGTCCTCCTGCTGCTCCACGCGCtctactgacccctgacccccagGTGACGCGGAGTAACTGCAACTTGGATGGCAGTTACCACCTCCGCCATAGGATCCCACAGCAGCCCAGACCAAAACAAGATGGACTCCCAGCAGCTCCACTGCACGCTACACCTGCCTGTCAGCTGACGCAGAGCAATGGCAGCCTACCTGTACCACAGAAGGATGGAGTCCCAGCCCCTGTTCCTGACATCCAGTATCCGGAAGAGGGAGGAGCTGCTGTTACCCAGTCCAGAGCCCAGACCCTGCCTTTCCCACGCAGCCTACTCCTGGACTCTGCCTACCAGGACCACACTGCTGGGTGTACTGATGGGTTTGGGTACCCTGAGCACCACCACCAGGCCAGCTCTGACTTCTCCTCCAGCCACAGCAGTCTCTCCCTAGCCCAGTCACTGGACTCCAGGGATGAGTGGCCCCAGCGTTCCCCTAGAGAGGAGTGGGCCAGCAATGAAACTCTCAGCTACCAGGACCTGAACTACCCAGGTGAGCAGCAGAGGGTGAAAGTGCACGATATGCTCTGCCGTGCTCAGGAGGCCAAACTGCTCTCTCAGATGCACCGCGCTGAGAGGAGAGCGCCCTGGCCTCACCATCACTCCACCGGTTACCTTGACGATGAGGCGAACAGAGCGTCGTCATGGCACCACTCCACAGGTCATCTCCATGATGACAATGGGTCCAAGTCCATCGAGTCCACCTTTCTTCCTGGTTCAGACCCCGAGCACCACCTCCGACCCCCTGTTCGGCGAATCAGCAGCCGGTTCCGCAGCCGTATGTGCCGCAGCCTCGGAGCCGACCTGGACCAACTGTTCCCGGAGGACAGCGTCTCGGCACGGCACAAccgcctccacctcctctcctccaacctCAGCATCAGCCACTCcttctccacccccacctctcgtACACCCAGCTACAGAAACCTGAGGCGGGAGATGCACTCCGGGTCCTCCAGTAACAAGAGCCTGAACGGAGCCTCTAACTCTGGTGGCCATGACAGCTCTTACTTCCACTGCCACGATCTGGTCCCCCTGGAGACGAAGGAACATGACTGGCTGGTGAAGGGCGCCACTGGGACCTGGACTGACATCTACACCCTGTTCAGAGATGAACCCAGCCTCCTCACCAAGAGAGACTTCATCACTGGTTATACCATCCTGCACTGGATCGCTAAACATGGAGACCACCGGGTCCTCAACACACTCTGGTACGGAGTCAACAAAGCCGGGTTGAAACTGGACGTAGATGTGAAGACTACCTGTGGCTACACGCCTCTTCACCTGGCCGCCATCCACGGGAACAACAAGATGATCCGGCTGCTTGTTTATAAGTTCAGGTCTAACGTGTCCCTCAGGGATACCAGTGGGAAGAAGGCCTGGCAGTATGTGGGCCGGACCGGCCCCAAGGACCTGCTACAGATGCTAGGGGCCCCTCAGTGCTGGACTTCCACAGGGGGTAGCTCCACACCCTCAGGGGAGAGACCCAGAAGGCCCGTTGCAACCTCAGCCACGGTAAAGAAGTCCATGTCCATCACTGGGTTCCTGAAGCATAAAACCCTAGTAAAGTTCCCAGGATGGGAGGGTTCTCAGTCTCCCGAATCCTTTGTGTGA
- the LOC115106045 gene encoding cyclin-I isoform X2, producing the protein MRKFAEPLESRRLSFLLEKAASREAQMWKAYVPKNTYIGVQDTDISPAQRDEAVCWLIDLHSDTKLYPETLSLTISILDRFLGAIKARPKYLRCIAIACYFLAAKTSEEDERVPLLRDLASSSRCGCSPSEILRMERIILDKLNWDLHAATPLEFLHIFHAMVLSCKSRFVVGLVGCNPAQHLSVLTQQLHYCLADSALLQPLSRGSMLALALITLELENICPDGLALTVLLLRKAQIDSSQLIRCQALVSRRLSTQEVSLPPNTVYIYQPLHHIHSLAPDPCDEEAESSTRLHSPVTDPDPRNRSLSRFSTTNTLLQVHGPPMPRHQPHQVHLRCKLSSKRKVRAWLLHQPEWRRWRSTNSTTGSRGSTATRAGALRRGL; encoded by the exons ATGAGGAAGTTTGCCGAACCCTTGGAAAGCAGGAGGCTGTCTTTTCTTCTGGAAAAGGCCGCCTCTAGGGAAGCCCAGATGTGGAAGGCGTACGTGCCTAAAAATACGTATATCGGCGTTCAG GATACAGACATCTCCCCTGCCCAGCGTGATGAGGCTGTGTGCTGGCTCATTGACCTGCACAGTGACACCAAGCTCTATCCAGAGACCCTCTCCCTAACCATCAGTATTTTAGACAGGTTTTTAGGTGCTATAAAG gcccGTCCAAAGTACCTCCGCTGCATCGCCATCGCCTGTTACTTCCTGGCTGCCAAAACCAGCGAGGAAGACGAG CGTGTGCCGTTATTGCGTGACTTGGCCAGCAGCAGCAGGTGTGGCTGCTCCCCATCAGAGATACTGAGAATGGAGAGGATCATTCTGGATAAACTCAACTGGGACCTGCACGCTGCCACACCGCTGGAGTTTCTACACATT TTCCATGCCATGGTGCTGTCCTGCAAGTCCCGGTTCGTGGTGGGTCTGGTGGGGTGTAACCCGGCGCAGCACCTGTCCGTGTTGACCCAGCAGCTGCACTACTGCCTGGCCGACAGCGCCCTGCTACAACCCCTCTCCCGGGGATCCATGCTGGCGCTGGCCCTTATCACCCTGGAGCTGGAGAATATCTGCCCTGACGGGCTGGCTCTCACTGTCCTCTTGCTCAGGAAAGCACAG ATCGATAGTTCTCAACTCATCCGCTGTCAAGCGCTGGTTTCACGTCGCCTGTCCACACAGGAGGTTTCCCTGCCTCCCAACACTGTCTACATCTACCAGCCCCTGCACCACATCCACAGTCTGGCCCCAGACCCCTGCGACGAGGAAGCAGAGTCCAGCACCAGGCTCCACTCCCCAGTCACAGACCCAGACCCCAGGAATcgaagcctctccaggttctccacCACCAACACCCTGCTCCAGGTCCACGGTCCTCCCATGCCTCGCCACCAACCCCACCAAGTCCACCTGCGCTGCAAGCTCTCATCCAAGCGCAAGGTGAGAGCTTGGCTACTCCATCAACCGGA gtggaggagatggaggtcGACGAATTCTACGACGGGATCAAGAGGCTCTACAGCGACGAGAGCGGGGGCCCTCCGGAGGGGCCTCTAG
- the LOC115106045 gene encoding cyclin-I isoform X1, whose translation MRKFAEPLESRRLSFLLEKAASREAQMWKAYVPKNTYIGVQDTDISPAQRDEAVCWLIDLHSDTKLYPETLSLTISILDRFLGAIKARPKYLRCIAIACYFLAAKTSEEDERVPLLRDLASSSRCGCSPSEILRMERIILDKLNWDLHAATPLEFLHIFHAMVLSCKSRFVVGLVGCNPAQHLSVLTQQLHYCLADSALLQPLSRGSMLALALITLELENICPDGLALTVLLLRKAQIDSSQLIRCQALVSRRLSTQEVSLPPNTVYIYQPLHHIHSLAPDPCDEEAESSTRLHSPVTDPDPRNRSLSRFSTTNTLLQVHGPPMPRHQPHQVHLRCKLSSKRKVEEMEVDEFYDGIKRLYSDESGGPPEGPLGGCSGLLVRQEGNNSPLPPLQPVSVTSRGERNQGLLVI comes from the exons ATGAGGAAGTTTGCCGAACCCTTGGAAAGCAGGAGGCTGTCTTTTCTTCTGGAAAAGGCCGCCTCTAGGGAAGCCCAGATGTGGAAGGCGTACGTGCCTAAAAATACGTATATCGGCGTTCAG GATACAGACATCTCCCCTGCCCAGCGTGATGAGGCTGTGTGCTGGCTCATTGACCTGCACAGTGACACCAAGCTCTATCCAGAGACCCTCTCCCTAACCATCAGTATTTTAGACAGGTTTTTAGGTGCTATAAAG gcccGTCCAAAGTACCTCCGCTGCATCGCCATCGCCTGTTACTTCCTGGCTGCCAAAACCAGCGAGGAAGACGAG CGTGTGCCGTTATTGCGTGACTTGGCCAGCAGCAGCAGGTGTGGCTGCTCCCCATCAGAGATACTGAGAATGGAGAGGATCATTCTGGATAAACTCAACTGGGACCTGCACGCTGCCACACCGCTGGAGTTTCTACACATT TTCCATGCCATGGTGCTGTCCTGCAAGTCCCGGTTCGTGGTGGGTCTGGTGGGGTGTAACCCGGCGCAGCACCTGTCCGTGTTGACCCAGCAGCTGCACTACTGCCTGGCCGACAGCGCCCTGCTACAACCCCTCTCCCGGGGATCCATGCTGGCGCTGGCCCTTATCACCCTGGAGCTGGAGAATATCTGCCCTGACGGGCTGGCTCTCACTGTCCTCTTGCTCAGGAAAGCACAG ATCGATAGTTCTCAACTCATCCGCTGTCAAGCGCTGGTTTCACGTCGCCTGTCCACACAGGAGGTTTCCCTGCCTCCCAACACTGTCTACATCTACCAGCCCCTGCACCACATCCACAGTCTGGCCCCAGACCCCTGCGACGAGGAAGCAGAGTCCAGCACCAGGCTCCACTCCCCAGTCACAGACCCAGACCCCAGGAATcgaagcctctccaggttctccacCACCAACACCCTGCTCCAGGTCCACGGTCCTCCCATGCCTCGCCACCAACCCCACCAAGTCCACCTGCGCTGCAAGCTCTCATCCAAGCGCAAG gtggaggagatggaggtcGACGAATTCTACGACGGGATCAAGAGGCTCTACAGCGACGAGAGCGGGGGCCCTCCGGAGGGGCCTCTAGGAGGGTGCAGTGGCCTGCTAGTCAGGCAGGAGGGCAACAATTCCCCCTTGCCCCCTCTCCAACCCGTCAGTGTCACATCGAGAGGAGAAAGAAACCAAGGCCTTCTCGTCATCTGA
- the LOC115106045 gene encoding cyclin-I isoform X3, with translation MRKFAEPLESRRLSFLLEKAASREAQMWKAYVPKNTYIGVQDTDISPAQRDEAVCWLIDLHSDTKLYPETLSLTISILDRFLGAIKARPKYLRCIAIACYFLAAKTSEEDEFHAMVLSCKSRFVVGLVGCNPAQHLSVLTQQLHYCLADSALLQPLSRGSMLALALITLELENICPDGLALTVLLLRKAQIDSSQLIRCQALVSRRLSTQEVSLPPNTVYIYQPLHHIHSLAPDPCDEEAESSTRLHSPVTDPDPRNRSLSRFSTTNTLLQVHGPPMPRHQPHQVHLRCKLSSKRKVEEMEVDEFYDGIKRLYSDESGGPPEGPLGGCSGLLVRQEGNNSPLPPLQPVSVTSRGERNQGLLVI, from the exons ATGAGGAAGTTTGCCGAACCCTTGGAAAGCAGGAGGCTGTCTTTTCTTCTGGAAAAGGCCGCCTCTAGGGAAGCCCAGATGTGGAAGGCGTACGTGCCTAAAAATACGTATATCGGCGTTCAG GATACAGACATCTCCCCTGCCCAGCGTGATGAGGCTGTGTGCTGGCTCATTGACCTGCACAGTGACACCAAGCTCTATCCAGAGACCCTCTCCCTAACCATCAGTATTTTAGACAGGTTTTTAGGTGCTATAAAG gcccGTCCAAAGTACCTCCGCTGCATCGCCATCGCCTGTTACTTCCTGGCTGCCAAAACCAGCGAGGAAGACGAG TTCCATGCCATGGTGCTGTCCTGCAAGTCCCGGTTCGTGGTGGGTCTGGTGGGGTGTAACCCGGCGCAGCACCTGTCCGTGTTGACCCAGCAGCTGCACTACTGCCTGGCCGACAGCGCCCTGCTACAACCCCTCTCCCGGGGATCCATGCTGGCGCTGGCCCTTATCACCCTGGAGCTGGAGAATATCTGCCCTGACGGGCTGGCTCTCACTGTCCTCTTGCTCAGGAAAGCACAG ATCGATAGTTCTCAACTCATCCGCTGTCAAGCGCTGGTTTCACGTCGCCTGTCCACACAGGAGGTTTCCCTGCCTCCCAACACTGTCTACATCTACCAGCCCCTGCACCACATCCACAGTCTGGCCCCAGACCCCTGCGACGAGGAAGCAGAGTCCAGCACCAGGCTCCACTCCCCAGTCACAGACCCAGACCCCAGGAATcgaagcctctccaggttctccacCACCAACACCCTGCTCCAGGTCCACGGTCCTCCCATGCCTCGCCACCAACCCCACCAAGTCCACCTGCGCTGCAAGCTCTCATCCAAGCGCAAG gtggaggagatggaggtcGACGAATTCTACGACGGGATCAAGAGGCTCTACAGCGACGAGAGCGGGGGCCCTCCGGAGGGGCCTCTAGGAGGGTGCAGTGGCCTGCTAGTCAGGCAGGAGGGCAACAATTCCCCCTTGCCCCCTCTCCAACCCGTCAGTGTCACATCGAGAGGAGAAAGAAACCAAGGCCTTCTCGTCATCTGA